The Juglans microcarpa x Juglans regia isolate MS1-56 chromosome 2S, Jm3101_v1.0, whole genome shotgun sequence genome has a window encoding:
- the LOC121252933 gene encoding uncharacterized protein LOC121252933: MAPLITYFSLRKLLGRRRMLEKEAQDPPKKKPTSLSTKNQTKLIKPSLSTKNQTKLDLSGKNQTKLTKSTNSTKAASTSSVFSKIELKKLNSTSKIKKLNSTSKATNSTKPTSFSSKKSSDLLKLGTPKNKTTKPTSTKDIQTYLDKKLNEHESKKPNKIQKADKKVPIQQKITKQAQSSWIDQEDDQDDLFSGFTDLTDLPNKFQQTLIPDLEKFSTTSKAYLTKANKEITKGFKPIVGNKYAPTIATVVSCAFILIPLLLVSLVFNRFKAYFSLQKLLIFIQIYLSIYFTILCLSALVTGLEPLKFFYATSQSTYVCLQVLQTLGYVLYLLLLLMYLILVFSTESGLGSKFLGLAQIFMGFAVGLHYYMSVFHRVVLHQPPQTNWKVHGIYATCFLVTCLLANADRRKKSYLEEGGEEGKKS, from the exons ATGGCTCCACTTATAACGTACTTCAGTCTCAGAAAG TTGCTTGGTAGAAGAAGAATGTTAGAAAAAGAAGCACAAGACCCGCCGAAAAAGAAACCCACCAGCCTATCCACCAAGAACCAGACCAAGCTCATCAAGCCTAGTTTATCCAcgaaaaaccaaaccaaactcgATTTGTCCGgcaaaaaccaaaccaagctCACCAAATCTACGAATTCTACCAAAGCAGCTTCCACTTCCAGTGTTTTTTCTAAGATTGAGCTCAAGAAGCTGAATTCCACCTCCAAGATCAAAAAGCTAAATTCCACATCGAAAGCCACAAACTCTACCAAACCTACCTCATTTTCCTCGAAGAAATCCTCGGATCTGCTAAAACTAGGCACACCCAAGAACAAAACAACCAAACCCACCTCCACCAAAGACATCCAGACCTACCTAGACAAGAAACTCAATGAGCATGAATCCAAAAAACCGAACAAGATACAGAAAGCGGATAAAAAGGTACCTATCCAGCAGAAGATAACGAAACAAGCACAATCCAGCTGGATTGACCAAGAAGATGATCAAGATGATCTGTTTTCAGGATTCACAGATTTAACAGATTTGCCCAACAAGTTCCAGCAGACTTTGATTCCGGACCTCGAGAAATTCTCGACCACCTCCAAAGCTTACCTCACCAAAGCCAATAAAGAAATCACAAAAGGTTTCAAGCCCATTGTCGGCAACAAATATGCACCCACCATTGCCACCGTAGTTTCTTGTGCTTTCATACTCATCCCTTTGCTTTTAGTCTCTCTTGTTTTCAATAGGTTTAAAGcttatttctctctccaaaaGCTCCTAATCTTCATCCAAATATACCTCTCCATCTACTTCACCATTCTTTGCCTCTCCGCCCTAGTCACGGGGCTCGAGCCCCTGAAGTTCTTCTACGCTACTTCGCAGTCCACATACGTTTGTCTGCAGGTCCTTCAAACGCTTGGGTACGTGCTTTATCTGCTTCTGCTCCTGATGTATCTGATCCTCGTGTTCTCGACGGAATCCGGGCTGGGCTCGAAGTTTCTCGGACTGGCCCAGATCTTTATGGGCTTCGCAGTTGGGCTTCACTACTACATGTCGGTGTTTCACAGAGTGGTGCTACACCAGCCACCCCAAACCAACTGGAAGGTTCACGGGATATACGCCACGTGTTTCCTTGTCACTTGTCTGCTTGCCAACGCCGACAGAAGAAAGAAGTCCTACTTGGAAGAAGGTGGTGAGGAGGGAAAGAAGAGCTAG